The DNA region TTAAGATTATTGTGCTTTTATTAAGATAATAGTAATAACAACCCATTTAGTTGTATAGGttacattaaaaatataaatgGTTTTTTTTGTGACCCTTTAGCTTCATTAATCTTTGTATTAATTTGGGTTGAATACCCATTTGAGAATTCTCATAAAGTTGCTTAAAGTTGCATGCTTTTGCAATTGGGGAAGCTTTCATGGAGGTCAATTTTGGattttgtttgttcttgttggTTTTGTTGGCTCCTTTGACTTGTGCTGGCAGAGCCGCCATGAGCACCACCGCCGGTGGCGGTGGTGGTGGTGATGGTGGTGGTGATGGTTCAATTCAGAAGCTTGAAGTTCAGAAGCACTTGAAGAATTTGAACAGGCCACCGGTTAAGTCCATCAAGGtagagattttttttttttttactttctCACTGCCATGCCACTCTTTTTTTCTTAGCTttttgtttcctttttactcTGCCACTTTTTTCATTGATTGCATAACggtttttttcttctttctaaTTGGGATTTGTAAAAGATAAAACTTTTTGGGTTTTAAAGAAACTTTAATCCTTGGGAGTTGGGAGGTTTCTTTAGTCTTTTTCACTAGAATAATGAACAATCATGTATTGTTCTCAATTTAGAACATAATCTTAGTATGCTTTTTAGTATTGTCACTCTTTTGTGGTTTTTGCAAAGAGTTATAATTGTAATTGTAGTTGTAACTTTTGTGTTTTTACAATTTGGATTTGTGAAAGCAGAGTCCTGATGGAGATATTATTGATTGTGTTCATGTTTCACATCAACCAGCTTTTGATCATCCTGACCTCAAAAGTCACAAGATTCAGGTGAATTCACAATTCTCAACTTGATAAGCTTAGCTTAGCTTTCATTTGTTATATCTTGTTAATTTGAATTTCAAGCAATTGTGGTTTGTGACACAGATGAGGCCGAATTTCCATCCGGAAGGGAACAATTTTGGAGAAAGCAAAGTCTCTTCAAATTCAAAGCCTATAACTCAACTTTGGCACAAAAGTGGGAGGTGTTCCGAAGGAACAATTCCTATAAGAAGGACCAAAAAGGATGACATATTACGGGCTAGTTCTGTCCAAAATTTTGGAAAGAAGAAGCACAAAAGTACCCCTCAGCCGAAACCAGCAAAGCCGCTACCCGACCTCTTCACTCAGAGCGGTCACCAGGTACTTCCACTTCCATGGTTACTTATAATGCACCTATAAGCTACAACAAGTTCATGTTATATGATCGGGGCTGTCTTAAGTTTTTAGAGGTTCAGTGTAGGTTAGTCATGGTTCAGCAATGAAAAATATTTTACGAGACTCTACTAGGCATAGTTTAATCATGGCAAATAGTGGGCCATGTGCGGTAGCCTGTCTTGCACGTCCTCAAAGATGACCCTACATATGATCTATGTAACAAACCTCGCACACACATAGCATGTAAATGCTTTTGTGGTTTTTCCTTTCTCCTGATTTATTGTATTGTTTTATTccttttgatttttattttcttggaGCAATTAGCATGCCATAGCATATGTGGAAGGGGGAAATTTCTATGGAGCGAAGGCAACCATCAACGTTTGGGACCCGAAAATTCAACAACCTAATGAATTCAGCCTGTCTCAAATTTGGATTTTGGCCGGCTCTTTCAATCAAGATCTCAACAGCATTGAAGCAGGCTGGCAGGTACATGATTATTATTTAAATTTTGTATCTTTTGTCATCTTCTTCTGTCTAACTTCCGTTAAAGTTGAATCCATCGGAAGTATCCGAATTTCAACCCAAACCGAAACAATCATTGACCAGACTTTACTTCTTGCTTAAGACAAAAACGGAAAAATAATTTTCAAATATATCATTTATGTTCTAATTTCATATCTGTCTTTTCTGTTCTTGCAACAATTAGGTCAGCCCTGATTTGTATGGTGACAATAACACTAGACTCTTCACTTATTGGACAGTGAGTTCCCAATTCAATCATCTCATTTGTACTTTCTTATAATTAATACTAGCTCCGGTCactattataaataaatattCTCTTTCCAAATTTATTGAATAATCGATGTATCTGGTCTATATAGAGGCCATTTGCATCCATCAGTGTATTATAATAAAAAAACGAATCTTTGCTTATAATAGCTTATAATAGCGACCAGAGGGAGTATAATGTATAGGTTCTCAGTCATTTCATGAAGCTGTTTCATTACTGTAACAGAGTGATGCATATCAAGCAACTGGTTGTTATAATCTTCTTTGCTCTGGATTTATTCAAATTAACAATGATATAGCCCTTGGTGCAAGTATATCCCCACTTTCTAACTATGGTTCTTCCCAATATGATATAAGTCTCCTTGTGTGGAAGGTACATCTCTTTTATCTTTTTATAATCTTATCTTTTGTTATTGGACATAATTGAAAGAAAATAGGCCCCACATTTGGCAAACACTTCAATTATTTTAGTATTATTGTTTTGTACAAGCACACCATTTAGTTTTAAATTAAGAGAATCTCTGACACATCACACATAGTTCATTATATCCGAAAGTTGATGTGTGTGAGATGTATGAAATGCATAAATGTGTCTTTTTTTGTGTTTGTGTGCACCATTTCACTGAAATCACAGGTTCGACAGAGAGATAATAACCACTAAAAACTCGCACATACAACTGTGAGGTGTAGAGTTTGAAACTTGGTGTTACTGTCCAACCTAGCAATATCGGCTTTTTGCCAGATGAGTTAGGATTTTTGTACCTTTACATGACGAGGATTATTAGTTTCTTAAAAGTAACATGATATCATGTTTTTCATGAATTTAATATGCACAATGCCATCTAATATTgtcaatttgaaaaataaaaactATTGTGTAGGACCCAAAAGAGGGAAACTGGTGGATGCAATTTGGGAATGACCATGTTCTTGGATACTGGCCAGCTCCTTTATTCTCTTACCTAACTGAGAGTGCTTCCATGATTGAATGGGGAGGTGAAGTAGTGAACTCTGAGTCTGATGGACAACACACCTCAACACAAATGGGAAGTGGACATTTCCCCGATGAAGGTTTCGGCAAAGCTAGTTATTTCAAGAACATTCAAGTTGTTGATGGCGACAACAAGTTAAGAGCTCCAAAAGATCTTGGAACTTACACTGAAAAAGAAAACTGCTATAATGTCAAAACCGGTAATGCCGGGGATTGGGGTACCTACTTCTATTATGGTGGTCCAGGTCGAAATCCTAATTGCCAGTGATCTTTTATGTTAAAATCATGGTTTTAAATTGCGGTCAGGTTTCTGCTACTATACAAATTTTTATACTCCGCAAAAATGCATGTGGTTTTAATAGAGTTGCGGAAACCTGATAATTTTTTATATTactatttttaattttatatttcGACCGCAATTTAAAACCATGTTTAACCTGGTGTTGTTTTGAATTGGTCAGTGTAGCTAGTAACTTGTGGTATCCTTAGATGATATTGGTGTAGAAGGTCAAAAATCTCATTTGAGGTCTCCAAAAATTGTTGGAGAAAAGGGGTGATGGGTTTGTTAGATTGACAAGAAAAATGTTTGTTCATTGTTTTCCATGTTTATATAAATATGTATATTGTCTGCTCCTTTCTCTGGAGCTGTGAATGTGAAAAGAATATTCTCTAATAAGAGCATTAATTTATGATTTTGGTCTTGTGAGTTTCGACACTTTTTAATTACTAGTTGAAGAAACTAAAGGTGGAAACAAAAATTGAGATGCATGCACATGGGGAAAAAACAGGATTGGACCTAGGCCTAATTTAGTCCCATCAAAACTTATGGTATTAATTAAAGTATGGTGATTGGTGGGGGGTAATGTGGTTCACGAGCAAACCACTTATTGGGTGGACGTAGGGATCAGAAGATAGCACTTGCACATATGGtaaatttttaataaataaaGTGGAAACAAAGAGCGTAAGAGGTTAATGAAAGCTCTTTGCTAGATATATATCAACACAAATATTTGGATAGATTACATTCTCACGAAAGTAAGAGAATAACCATTCATAAATTCAAGATCTAGGTTGAAAGGTCTCTATAGATATCTCAACTTTAGTTGAAAAAGAGAGACAATTATTCACATATACAAAGTTTTTCACTCAACTTCGTATACTAGACTATCCttattatatatttttaacaAGTACAATTGGCGTTCATTGCGTTGCCTGATAAAACAAACTTGGACCACCTTTACATCAGACGGTTAAGCTTTTATCCACCACTTCAACCCCCTTCAAGTATGGTGAATAGTCGAGTAACAATTTCGATCAGCAACAACTTTGACGACGAATAAGATACCATAATGGAGATGGATGCTGCTATGTATAATTTGTGTTGCCATAATCCGATCTTGGAAGACAATGTCCTTCACTTCCAGCAGCGCCAATAGGAGTTTGGGGAGTCCCCTACAAGAAAGTTTCAAGCCACCATCACTTGCAAAGATTGATGGATGAAGTAACCCCATGATCATGTCGCCTTCATTAATACGTAGATGAAGATCATTCAAGTCTCAGATTCTCTGAAATGCAAACTTCTTTCCAGCACATTTAAGGATGTAAGTTAAGATGGTACAATGGCCTACCACGACTCTTAGTCACCAATTACCATGACCTAGTAAAGAAATTGATCCCCCAAAGTTTAGCATGCAGACGCCGGAGGATGTCGAGCACCGACCTGTTCAACATTCGCTAAGACCTTTCACAACACCCCAACCAGGAGATGTTCGTAGGACCCCTCTTGAACAGACTTAGGGTCAGACATTTTAATAAATCTCTCGCCTAGAGGTTTGTTATATTCTTGGAGGAAGTAGTGATGCGCATAAAATGCTACATAAAGAGTGAGGATATCAACTTAGAGAAAAGGCATGAGATATTAAGGAACAAACATCTGGAAGTCCTGATGCCTCATAGCAGTCGCGCATGAGCCATTATACCTCACCTGTTAGGGATTAGGTGAGATTCAAGCGAAGTGGCAAGCCTACAGAGAACTTCTTGCCCCTGAACAATTGCCTTGAACATCTATAGCACAAGGTGCTCAACACATATCATATTCTCTTTCTACTAGCCCCCAAGTTGGACATCATGAAGCCTGAACCCAACAAGTGGTGTAAGTTTCATATGGTCAAGTGCCACTTAAGGGAGAGATGCTTCTGAAAGCCCTAGATCCAAGAAAGGCAAGGAACCAAGAAGGGGAGGTGAAGATAGGCCTATGCATCACACCCTTAACACTCTAACATGCATGATGAATACAAGCTTAAACTGAGTAGTAATGGATAGAGTAACTCAATCAACTTATCTATTGTAACTAAATCAATCTTTAAAATATTTCAAACAACTAAAGGTGATCGTATGAATAATGGAGTTTCGTGAAGATTCAGGAGGCACTGTATTATCCAAGGACCAAAATGTTCACCTCACGCTTCTAAGAGGTTCTACCCTATAATCATGGAGGATTTAAAACTCAAGAAAAAATGCAATCTAGAGAAAACCTAAAAAATAATGAATGGTAATGCAACACTCATTTTCAAAGTATTGAACATATCATAACTTATTTTATATGGGTACAACATGGATAACGTTACAACATTCCTAAAGTGAGAAATAATAGGGAGAAATGACTTCACAACATGGTTGACGGCAAGCTAAGATGCATATAAAGCATAGGCGTATTGAGATGCATGATTCTGACCGTAGACCCAAATGCATAGTGAAACCTTATAGAGGTATAATAGGACACTAATAGTCTAGATACTATGATCATCTATAAGGACTCAATGTGGTAAGGATCTACGAGTCGTACAAGGATACATGACGGACATGACATCTCTATAGTGTGAGGATATGATGATTTATTCCAATAACCTTAATAGGAGATGTGAAGTACCTCCAGAGTCTCCTTTGGACTTGAAACATATGCACTTACCCAAGCAATCAAGGTTAAGGGTGAACGTGATTTGGACTCCTATCAATTCTGAGAAAAAGGTGTTATAGTATGGAAGTAACATTTGAATAATCTGATGCGTTTCAGCAAGAATCAGAGAAACTTAGGAATTAAATAGAGGACTCATCTAGTTGTATATGATAGAAGATGCAAAAATTGAATCAGGGAGTACCTCAAAGAATATTTATATGCTCCACAAGTTGGGTTGGCGATGTTATAGGATTCGGAACCGACATGGTTATATAGAGAAGTTACCGAGCATTGTAATTGATAATGATCATAGTGATCTATATATGAATATGCAAATACGGTAACCAACATCTTGTGAGCAAGATGCGCTGACCATAGCAAGGAAGAAAATATTGGTTGACCATGGGAATTAATTATGACTCCAAGGATGAGTTTGGGAAAGGTAGTAACAGTTGGAGTACGAGATTGGCAACAAATAATATCAACCCAACCTTTATAAAAAAGATCAAGGCATTGGTTGAACCCTCAACGAGATAGGGGGAGTCTTGAGACCATAGAAGTATGAGACTGTATGGTCGACCCAAGGTTATGAGGATGCACATGTAAAGCTACTTCAACGAATGAATTATACGTATGAAAGCTATACAAGGAAAACTCCAGAGTAAGAACATTCGACTTCAAACACTTTGAAACTGGATGTTACAGAGCAAAGAACTAGTTCAAGTTGGTCAAGAATGCTTAGAAGTAATAAAAAGAAAATATTATGGCCCAAGTTTTGAATTTCCCCACTAAATCGGTAAGAAAGTTCATGATAGAATAATTGTACTCTATTAAGGAAATTGAGAAGTCAGCTGGATAGGCATGACCAATCAATAATGGTTCAAGAAAGGATTGTCAGGAAGGATTGACCCGAGAATTCGATTCTACCACAAAATCAAGATTGATTATACCCTTTTTTCCCTTAAGACAATTTCAAAAACATTTTAGATCCCATAAACGAATCGAAGATTTTAAAAAGCGTAGAAGCAAAATACAATAATAAGAGAGTTTGGAAGCATCTCAATGATTAAACCAAGTGAAATAATACAAGATACTACTAAGGGTTTGCTTGCTTCAAATGCAAGTCAATCACAAGACAACTAAAACTTCTTTAAACAAAACAATTTAAAAACTCTTCACATAGATGTTCTATCAAGCCATAATTGGATTCATGATACTTCTATAAGATTGATACACCACATACCTAAGCTTATAAATGAAATATCTATAAGCAAAGTCTATCTTATGTGGCATATAATCAATGCAATATATGCAATAACATTATTAATGGATGCTAGTAAAATAAAGGAGTTCAGGGAAGAAGAAAAATACATAAAGATATATAGTGGTTTGACATTCGTCATCGCTTTGCGTACTCCACTCTTCAATGGTGTTAATTGACAACTAGAAAATAATCACGATCTTCCACTATTTTGATAAGTTAGATACAAGCATTTTGGTTACAGCGAACTATCACACAATAATTCCCTTTGTTGATGCATACACTCAAAATGCTAAAAAAGAAACAAGATCCTGATCCAATAACCTCAATATCCACAATAACATGCTCCAAGTATTTGTGTGTAGCGATCCCCCCGATCGTACCAATTTCTTGTCTGAGCGATTACCATTAACTGAACGTATATTGGACAACTCCCAACTTTATCTGCAAACAATCTTTCTTCAACGCCATCAAAGAAGGAGAACTTCCAACTCCGCCCTACAGACCGTTGATACCTGATTTCTCCAAAGTCTTCTTTGGAGTATATTGAAAAAACCCTTTATTGATCAATAACAAAGAAGACCAAACTGCATTCAAGAAATGATACATGCATCTATTACAAACAACAAACTTCATACAAAAAACATTAGATACCCTAATGTTCCACTAGTCTTCTTTAATCATTCAATCTTTAGAGATTAAGGTCCTCAACAATGGAATAGACTAAGGATAAAGATGATGAACAATGCCAGAATATCTCACAAATTAATCTAAAAACATAAGGTGTTAGTCAAGGAATTAGATGAATGTGAATGAAGAACACACACAAGGTTTTCTCATATTTATAGGTAAATGAGTCTTGGTTCTTAATTATTATCATGATCTTGATTAATCATGATGAACACAGAAGATTAATCAACCCACTCTCTCTAATTCACAAGCAATAACAACAAAATTTCATAATAACAATGTACAACAAAGTAAGTGAATATGACATGGATTACACTCAGGAGGTTATCCTAAAGAAGAAGAGAAAGATTTATGGTGATAAGACAAAATCACATTTTTGTCTCTATGGGTCTCACCCATATGTTTCACACACATGTTACTTTCACAAAAGAAACACCTATTTAAATCAAGGATGGAAAATGGGTCTTGTGAAGCTTTGATTCGAATCAAGAAGAAATTTTGATTCGAATCAATTTGAGCAAAACCCAAATATGGCTTCAGAAGGTTGATTCGAATCAATTTTACACTTGATTCAGATCACTTAAGGTTGTGATTCAAATCATGTTTATTTTGTGATTAAGATTAAATGGTCTAGAGGGAATTCCTAATTTTCGCATAACTTCTGATTCGAATCATGTTTTACACTTGATTCAAATCAAGAAATTTAAAAATCCATATTTAAGATCTCTAACTTGTAATTCAAGTCACACTTGATGAAACGGAAAAGTAGCAACTTGTTAGGCTAAAAAAGAAACAATATCATGGATCAAAAACACTCTTATTTAATTGAGCAATGAGGGTTCTTAGTGGTACAACAAAAAATAGTCGAAGCGATTAAAATACAATGAAATACGAATAACGTACAAGCACACGAATATTAAATGATAGGAGAATTACAAATAcaaaaataaattaaagaaaCTATATTGAAATtgacaaaaacatcaaaacacatAAGTGATATCATATGATATCGCAACTACACTTTTAGTCTCCCCCCTTTTGAGGTTTGGAAAATTTGAGATATTATTATTTATCATTTATTTATAACATTATTTGGAATTTGATGGATGAAATGAATCCGGTGAACTAGTGTACAATACTTCGCTTGAGTTTTAGAACCTGTAAAGCTCCCCTTACATTAAACACTTAATGCGCATGAATATTTGATAATATCTCGATAccttctccccctttggcaaataTCAAAAAGAGAGAAACGATAGAGAGGAAGCACACACAAACAAATGAATCCAAGATAAAGCAAAAGCCAAAAACAAATGTCATACTCAGTGAACTAAATAAACATCATACAAATCACATACGAAATTAACTATCGCAAATACGTAATTTAGCAAAATATCAAGAATAAGATAGCATAAAGTGAGTAATTAAGATATCCTACATACATGACTAAAAATTGTCATAAGATACATAATCCCAAAATAGTAGTCAAATGTAACAAAATAACTAGACAATAAAAACAACATAGATATCCATATATCTTATGCTATGCAtggaaataaaaaaaaagtaaaaatcATGGAAAGGTAACTGCATCGTCAGAAGGTGGTGCATCAGCTGTAAAATCAGAATCTGAATTAATATCAGGAGAACCAATGTTAAGAATGACGTTGGATCTACCGAGCGTGATGCTGGAACATGTGTATGAGGTAGCAGGGCCATTTTTCTAGCGTGTGTGGGATTTGTGACTATTCTGGTCTCGACGTATAATTACGATTGTATGCTCATGAAGCATGGGCTCGAGTTCTCATGAGATATAGTAGGACGACCAATGATCCATACGCCATGTTTGACAATTGAGTACTACCTATGCACTCCATTACCTACGAGCTATAAGGGATGGTTACACTCCTAAATCATTTTCAAACGTAGGAGACCATGCACGACTTAACTCTTGTGAGTGATGGTAGGATATACCAGATCCAAATGTTATGCTTATCGGAGAGCTCTTAGTGTTCAAGACCATCTGACTTATATATGAGTTATACAAATGTCGATACTTCACTGGGTTTGATATAGTCTTAGTTAGTCACAATACTTAAATGTTCGAGTTGGAATTTATGTAAAATCACTACATCTCTATTGACTTGGTATATGATTATCCTATTTTCAGTTGGTGGCTCGCGATGCATATGTATATTATTTTAATATGCAAATCAAGTATGTGAGATTAAATATATGACCCTCATTGAGATGATCACAAGGTATTTAGCGAGTAGTCTTTCGTGCAGGATGGGTGTGAGATACCCTGATGAAATTTTCAAATAAACCTTGTTGTAATAATTACCATTCTTTTAATATTTCAACGTTATTTTTAAGCTCTTTGTTAACATATTATTTTGTCATTAAGAAGAATTATTTACGTGATTTATAATATTGTGAGTATGTCTCTAAATGATCATATAAATAATTTTTCATATGACAATTAATGTGTATATGTCTTTAATTGTCATTTAATATGCTCTAAATTTTTAAATACATTATCCTATTATTattgtaaataaatttaatttttttatccATTTGACAATTAATGTATCTAGTTCAAGTATATTTTAGATACTTTAACGATCAAATAtatttaaaaaagtcaaattTATTTATAATAGTGATCCGATGATATATTTAAATATAATAAATACTCGTACTATGTTAAAAAAAATTTTAATGCTGTAGTTTCTAATCAATCTTCTTAAAATGTTACTCCATATCTGATTATTATTCAATAATTACTTGTTTAATATGCTAATACATGCCAATATTCTTTTAGTTGTTTCAACTTCAATGCTTAGTCTGTCAATATATGCTAAATGTTTCTATCTACCATATGCTTATATGCTATTTTGAATGCTTATTTTTAATGATTTTCCACTACTCAATGATCGATAATTTTGTGTGCCCTTTTGTAAAACCACAGATATTTCATGGTTTGTCATTTAATACTCAAAATTTTGATAGGTGGTTTTAGAAAATTAACGAGCCCCTTTAGACAGGTTTAAAGTAGGGTCTCCCTAAAGAACATAGGTATAAATAACACAATTTTTTAACAAAGTAAATGACATTATTCTTCATATAGATATAGCTATATTATAGCAAAATAACAAACATTTATGAAATTGAAACAGGCCATAAGTGGCTTAACAATTAATTGAAAAAACATAGATGAACATAACATAGAAATCCACATAGGTAGATTCCTACTTATTAGTACAAAACATGTAATATATATTCCCAATGGCATATGTAGTAGCAGAAAATGGTCAGCATGACCCTCCAATTCTCACTTCCAAGTCACAATTAACCAATCCTACAAAAGATGCAGAAACAAAACATTAATAGTAAAAGATAGTAAAATCATTAAGTAGGGTTTAGGGTTTAAAATTCAGTTACTTCTAGCGTAATTTTTTTATCCGAATGCTAGAAATTAACACACAACAACCGTGAGAACTAGTTCAAACCCTAGTGTAAACGTCCAGTTTAATGATATCGGTTTTTTTTATCAGATGAGCTAGGATTTACGGATTTTCCAGTCATATTTATTACGATGGATTAACATAGAGAAAAATATATTTGTGAAGCATTTAGTTTATGATTTTTTACTTGGAACAATCTGCGTCCGGGGAGATACTGATTGGAATGTTTATTCCACAGTTTCCTGGAAGAGACTTAGCCAATTGTGAGTTGATTTTGAAACTCTTGGAAGTAGATTTGATGCAGTTGCAAGCAGCTGTTTTATCCTCTGATGTTGATACAGAAGACGCAAGAGATTTAGCTCCAGTGCAACATTCACTTGGTGGTTGTCCACTTCCACTAACCAAGTAGCTCACACAAGGTTTCAAGTCCTTAATCACATCACTGCATGAGATTGCAGCCTCCGAGTCTGACGTAACGACGAGAAGCACGAGAACAGCAAATGCAATTGAAAGAGATTTCATGGTTATTGAAAGAAAATATGAAGTGTTTGAGTTTTGCATTGGTTGTTAATTGTTATCATAATTTATAGGACTAGGAGTTTGAAAGGAAGCTAAAACTTGCAAgtaaaaatagtttttttttttaaattaatttgGTGAATGTTTGTATTGCAAGAAAGAAAAAGTATATTAATATTTGATATTTCTCTTGGATTTTCTCAAAATTCAAGGTTAGGTGGAAGTAGTGAAGAAGAGGTTAATCATTTCAACAAGTAAAATATGATTGTGCAAGTTCATTGCAGCAAATTAGTCTCTAACCATGTGCATTTTTCAACTTTTTATGATTCTTAATTATAACTTTTCTTCTATCTTTGATAGTTGTTCTACCTTAGGAACAAAATAATGTGCATTCTAACTTTTCTTCCATAAAACCAGTCACTTTtgttattttttttctttttgcataCTACTAACCTATTAATAAAATTGGAATAACTTAGCTATGCCAACATTTACAATCGCTATGTTTGCTCAATAGAAATGTTGTCAAACCTTGAAGAGACTTGGTTATAGGACCCATTACTATCACCATCATATTGACCTGTTTGTGTCTTAACTTGGATCCTTGACCCGACACTCAGCAAAATCACGCTCCACATCATGTGCATTGCTAAGTAACGATTGTTTAAACGCATGAACACGAGAATGAATGCTGTGAAGTAGACCTGCAATGCCATCATTAAATATTAGTATGAGTTCCTATGATGGTGGTAGGCATAATCCATGGGTGTGCATTACTTTCCTGACGTGGTTGTAAACGAACGTTACTCAAAGGTTTTTTCATTCCGATTCAATGAGCGGCAGGATTCACTTCATCAATGTGCGATGAAGTAGTCATGTGTTATAAATTCATAAACATTAAAGGTTGAtgataaaaaatagttttaaaataataagaaaaaagGAATAGAGTAAATGCTAATAAATGTAAGGGAAATAGTTCCACATTGGATGCTTTAATCACATTCATTCTTCAAATCTTTCAAGTTGCCGCAAAGGGAAAAGGTAATATGATGGCATGAAAAATCATCTTGGACAAAAAAAGGAACATAAAAAGTTCAAACATTTTGGCGGTCCTAAAGATCCAAAAAGCGGCTGCTTTGTGTGTGGAAAACCCGAACACTATGCTCGAGATTGCAGGCAAAATAAGTCAAAAAATTAGATCAATGTTGTTCGTGCAAATGATGACATAATTGCTACGGTGAGCGAAATAATGTCAATCAAAGACAGTGCAAGGATGATGGTATGACACATGTGCTACAGTGCATGTCTCTTATGACAAGGCTGCTTTTAAAACCTATTCCGAGGCCAATGATAGAAAGGAAGTACAAATGGGAAATGAAGTACGATCTAAAGTTGTTGTAACCAGATTCGTCGAACTAAACTTCACTTCCTGAAAGAAAGTCACTCTTGTTAATGTGGTTCATGTCCCAGATATGAATAGGAATCTTGTTAGTGGGAATTTGTTGGGTGAACCGGTGATTAAACATGTATATGAATTAAACGTATAGAAAGAAATTACTGCACAGTTCTGAGGATTTCTCTCTAGAAAAAAATCCATAAACACCTTAGAATCGAGGATGAATCAAAGGAAAGAGAGAAATCAGAATCCGCTGGTCTTTCCAAAGCCAATGTTGTGATCAATAAAGGAAAAAGGAAAGATGATGGCATGGAAACTCATCTTGGACCAAAAAAGGAACATAAAAAGTTCAAACATTCAGACAGTCCTAAAGGTCCGAAAAGCAGCTGCTTTGTGCGTGGAAAACACAGACACTATGCTCGAGATTGCACACAAAATAAGTCAAAAGATTAGATCAATGTTATTCATACAAATGATGACATAATCCCTACAGTGAGAGAAATAATGTCAATCAAAGGCAAAGTG from Lathyrus oleraceus cultivar Zhongwan6 chromosome 1, CAAS_Psat_ZW6_1.0, whole genome shotgun sequence includes:
- the LOC127135055 gene encoding uncharacterized protein LOC127135055 — encoded protein: MEVNFGFCLFLLVLLAPLTCAGRAAMSTTAGGGGGGDGGGDGSIQKLEVQKHLKNLNRPPVKSIKSPDGDIIDCVHVSHQPAFDHPDLKSHKIQMRPNFHPEGNNFGESKVSSNSKPITQLWHKSGRCSEGTIPIRRTKKDDILRASSVQNFGKKKHKSTPQPKPAKPLPDLFTQSGHQHAIAYVEGGNFYGAKATINVWDPKIQQPNEFSLSQIWILAGSFNQDLNSIEAGWQVSPDLYGDNNTRLFTYWTSDAYQATGCYNLLCSGFIQINNDIALGASISPLSNYGSSQYDISLLVWKDPKEGNWWMQFGNDHVLGYWPAPLFSYLTESASMIEWGGEVVNSESDGQHTSTQMGSGHFPDEGFGKASYFKNIQVVDGDNKLRAPKDLGTYTEKENCYNVKTGNAGDWGTYFYYGGPGRNPNCQ
- the LOC127115727 gene encoding non-specific lipid-transfer protein 8, with translation MKSLSIAFAVLVLLVVTSDSEAAISCSDVIKDLKPCVSYLVSGSGQPPSECCTGAKSLASSVSTSEDKTAACNCIKSTSKSFKINSQLAKSLPGNCGINIPISISPDADCSKIG